The Providencia sp. PROV188 genome includes a region encoding these proteins:
- a CDS encoding GNAT family N-acetyltransferase produces MVELVRISANDKHDNELINALYDISFPDHEKRSYAGRAALLPLEQYYLYKITDNNQFVGFIGGWVIDAFFYIEHFAIDQHIRGSGYGQKSLTALCQLYPQIVLEIDPLVDEVARKRLHFYEKTGFVRNDYVHHHPCYNAQYAPHKLEILSLNTPFTLSQYDVFNHFLVNTVMNSHYL; encoded by the coding sequence ATGGTTGAGCTGGTAAGAATTTCTGCAAATGATAAACACGATAATGAATTAATTAATGCGCTATACGATATTTCATTTCCTGACCATGAAAAACGTTCTTATGCAGGGCGAGCGGCATTACTCCCTCTAGAGCAATATTATTTATATAAAATTACAGACAATAATCAGTTTGTTGGATTTATCGGTGGGTGGGTTATTGATGCCTTTTTCTATATTGAACATTTTGCGATTGACCAACATATTCGTGGGTCAGGTTACGGCCAAAAATCGTTGACCGCACTGTGCCAGTTGTACCCACAGATAGTGTTGGAGATAGACCCATTAGTCGATGAAGTTGCAAGAAAACGTCTTCATTTCTATGAAAAAACTGGCTTTGTCAGAAATGACTATGTCCATCACCATCCATGCTATAACGCCCAGTATGCGCCTCATAAGCTGGAAATTTTAAGCTTAAATACGCCTTTTACGTTGAGTCAGTATGACGTATTTAATCACTTTCTGGTGAATACAGTGATGAATAGCCACTATCTATAA
- a CDS encoding GNAT family N-acetyltransferase — protein sequence MNIQPATVEHYDEIIHLWEASVRATHDFLPEKNIEMLKTPIREQYLPNLSVFVTFDPNGKIAGFLGTGENRLEMLFISPLARGTGIGKQLLNYAIKHLDINEVDVNEQNSQAVGFYQHMGFVQYARSELDGEGNPFPLLHMRLTK from the coding sequence ATGAATATTCAGCCCGCCACTGTCGAACATTACGATGAGATCATTCATCTTTGGGAGGCTTCTGTAAGAGCAACTCATGATTTTCTGCCAGAAAAGAACATAGAAATGCTAAAAACACCCATTAGGGAACAATACTTACCTAATTTGTCTGTTTTTGTGACTTTTGATCCTAACGGCAAAATAGCGGGCTTTTTAGGTACTGGTGAGAATCGTCTAGAAATGTTGTTTATTTCCCCCCTTGCAAGAGGGACAGGCATTGGTAAACAACTCCTGAATTACGCCATTAAACACTTAGATATTAATGAAGTCGATGTGAATGAGCAAAATTCGCAAGCAGTTGGTTTCTATCAACACATGGGATTTGTTCAATATGCTCGTTCCGAACTTGATGGGGAAGGAAATCCGTTTCCTTTACTGCATATGCGATTAACCAAATAA
- the fdnI gene encoding formate dehydrogenase-N subunit gamma, with the protein MSKKSKMIVRTKFIDRACHWTVVISFFLVALSGIALFFPTLKWLTETFGTPQMGRILHPFFGVLIFVVLMFMFVRFVKHNIPDRKDIPWLLNIVQVLKGNEHKVADVGKYNAGQKMMFWSIMSMIFVLLVTGIIMWRPYFAHLFPIWMVRWSILIHALAAIILIHAILIHMYMAFWVKGSINGMIEGKVSRRWAKKHHPRWYRDVEAKEAKAEAEKSQ; encoded by the coding sequence ATGAGTAAAAAGAGCAAAATGATCGTTCGGACTAAATTTATTGACCGAGCGTGCCACTGGACAGTGGTTATCAGCTTCTTCTTAGTCGCATTGTCGGGTATTGCACTGTTTTTCCCAACCTTGAAGTGGCTGACTGAAACTTTCGGTACGCCACAGATGGGACGAATTTTGCATCCTTTCTTCGGTGTGCTTATTTTCGTCGTGCTGATGTTTATGTTTGTGCGCTTTGTAAAACACAATATCCCAGATAGAAAAGATATTCCTTGGCTACTGAATATTGTGCAAGTTCTCAAAGGTAACGAACATAAAGTGGCTGATGTGGGCAAATACAACGCCGGTCAAAAAATGATGTTCTGGAGTATCATGAGTATGATTTTTGTACTTTTGGTTACCGGAATTATCATGTGGCGACCTTATTTCGCGCATTTATTCCCAATCTGGATGGTGCGTTGGAGTATTTTGATTCATGCATTAGCGGCAATTATTCTGATCCATGCAATTTTAATCCACATGTATATGGCATTTTGGGTTAAAGGATCTATCAACGGCATGATTGAAGGTAAAGTTAGCCGTCGCTGGGCGAAGAAACATCACCCACGTTGGTATCGCGATGTTGAAGCGAAAGAAGCCAAAGCGGAAGCTGAAAAAAGCCAGTAA
- the fdxH gene encoding formate dehydrogenase subunit beta: MSMQSQDIIKRSATNSITPPPQARDDKFEVCKLIDVSSCIGCKACQVACSEWNDIRDEVGHCVGVYDNPTDLSAKSWTVMRFSEVSEQGKLEWLIRKDGCMHCTDPGCLKSCPSAGAIIQYANGIVDFQSEHCIGCGYCIAGCPFNIPRLNPKDNRVYKCTLCVDRVAVGQEPACVKTCPTGAIRFGTKNEMLEYGAERVEKLQKRGYAQAGIYDPEGVGGTHVVYVLHHADKPELYHGLPKDPQIDTPINLWQSILKPLSVAGFIATFAGLIFHYVGIGPNKEVDDEEEKDDHE; this comes from the coding sequence ATGTCCATGCAATCTCAAGACATTATTAAACGTTCCGCGACCAATAGCATTACGCCTCCACCACAGGCGCGTGACGATAAATTTGAAGTCTGCAAACTGATTGACGTGTCATCCTGTATCGGCTGTAAAGCCTGTCAGGTGGCATGTTCAGAATGGAATGATATCCGTGATGAGGTAGGACACTGCGTTGGGGTTTACGATAACCCAACCGATTTAAGTGCCAAATCTTGGACGGTGATGCGTTTTAGCGAAGTCAGTGAGCAAGGCAAATTGGAATGGCTTATCCGTAAGGATGGCTGTATGCACTGTACCGATCCAGGTTGCTTGAAGTCATGCCCATCTGCGGGTGCGATTATTCAATATGCTAACGGTATTGTGGATTTCCAATCGGAACACTGTATTGGTTGTGGTTACTGTATCGCGGGTTGCCCGTTCAACATTCCTCGATTAAATCCAAAAGATAATCGTGTGTACAAATGTACATTATGTGTTGACCGTGTTGCCGTGGGGCAAGAACCGGCTTGCGTGAAAACTTGCCCGACAGGTGCTATTCGTTTTGGTACTAAAAACGAAATGCTGGAATACGGCGCGGAGCGTGTTGAAAAACTGCAAAAACGGGGTTATGCCCAAGCTGGCATTTATGATCCTGAAGGTGTTGGGGGAACTCATGTGGTGTACGTGCTACATCATGCGGATAAACCTGAGCTTTATCATGGATTACCAAAAGACCCACAGATTGATACACCAATTAATCTATGGCAAAGCATCCTGAAACCATTATCGGTAGCGGGCTTTATCGCCACATTTGCAGGGCTGATTTTCCACTATGTGGGTATTGGTCCAAATAAAGAAGTGGATGATGAAGAGGAGAAAGATGACCATGAGTAA